In the genome of Mauremys reevesii isolate NIE-2019 linkage group 6, ASM1616193v1, whole genome shotgun sequence, the window TGTCCACACAGTGCCTGGCATGGCCGGGCTTTGCTGTGGGAAGAAGGCCTCTGGGCCAGCCTTGTCACTACAACGTGCAACAGCAGAGAGTTGCCTCCTTGGCAAAGCTGCCCACTGGGCCTGTAGAGCCCCCCAGGTTATAGTGTCAGAACATTCTTCCCTCAGTGCTTTCCCTGCTAACAACCAATGCGCTAGAGCTGTGTTACAGGTACAGTTCTTCATGCAAGGCCACTGCAGACACTGCCCTCTACCCCCAAGCAAGGAGGAGACCGGTGGTTTGAAGGCGCAGATGCCTCACATTTGTTTTTAACTGTCAGCTCCCATTGGGCAGACCTAGCTTGGGAAACCAACATTGCTCACCTGCAGTCACCTCTTAGCGAAGCCAGGGACCCATGTATTTGAACCCCTAACCTAGTGCTCCCCTTGGCATGTTAATTAGCATGTGCTGTAATTTCAGCTTTCCTTTCATTGGCCCAGCTTCTCTTAGAGGCAGGCATTTTAgctcttcagggctggggaaaagtaCTCAGTGAGCGTTCAGGTCTTTCCCACACCCAAAACCAAGCTTTGGAGCTGCAGTGAGCGTGTGTTCTCTCTTTCTCTATCCCACAGCAGTTGGTGCAATCagagatgttacctcacccaccttggctctcGACACCCCTGGGAGTGATACCTCTACAGCCGCACTGCAAACTTGAATTGCTTTGGCAGTCTAGACCCTGACTTCTGTCTCTGACTCCGCCCCAGGGGGTAGGAAAGTGATCAGCAAGCTTGTGAGAGGACTGCAGGTACAGGTACAGGATCAATAAGCCAGCTCCTGAGTGGTCAACTGCAACCCCATCTCCTGACAGCATAAGGTCTCAGCCAGACCCAGTTAAGGGCAGGAGTTTGCCAGTGATGGACACTTTGCACTGAAGTATTGACAGCTGATGGATCAGAGGGTAGCATGCCATAAGTCTTGCTGGGCTGAAAGCAGTTGGAGGGCTGAGCCCTTCCCCTGGGCCCTCTGCATGGCCCTTCTCCCCAGGAGCTGTAGCAAGAGTTTGTTGGGAAGAGACGTAGTGCATCAGGCCCTCCTCAGACAGGCCATGTGTCCTCTCAGTCAAGCTGCAGCAGAATCTTTCCCCCTCTAACAGCAACTTCTGCAATCAAGCCTTAAATCTATGCAAGATGCCCATACAGACAGCAACCTAGCCCCGACTCCTGGCTTAGCCCCAGCAACTCCAGCCCCCGCAGACCCACTACACCTCCCTCCAGCTTCTGTGGTTCTCAGGGCCCTCGCCAGCAGTTTGCTGAGCTGTGCCTTTAAGAGATGCCATCAGCTTGCGTAGGAAGCGTATCCCAAGATAGGAGTGCTTGCAGTATAGCATTTTAGTTCAGCTGAACGATTCCTGTAACGTCCCACCTATGGGCAAGCCTCATCATTGCAATTCAGCCTCTTGCCCAGTACTGCCTATTAATTGGCTAGAGGCAGGTTTAAATATTTGTACTAGGTTGTATTTGACTTTGCATGCTCTGGCTAAGTCAGATCCTCCCTTTCCAAGAGGCAAAAGGGCACAAGCCATGGAAGTTAGGGAGATGGGTGGCAAGAAACTCTTCCCTCCAAACAGGGAAGGAAGGCAATTGTGACTATCTGCTTCCCCCAGATCACTTGGGGAGTAAAGGAGTTCTCCTATCAGTGCTGCAGCAGAAATGAAGTCTCAAACCTAACTCTCCTCTCATCTGCTTGCAAAGAGCCTGGTGTttctgcctccatctctgctaGGAGCATgctctgctgagcacacagctaGGGGAGAAGCCCTAACCCCCTTACTCCAGCACTTGATATTACACTTCCTGTTTCAGTCAATCAATACTTCTCCAGGAGGAGAGACCTGCCTGCTGCTCATTCATAACCAAAGGATAGTCCAGGACCCTTATCTGAATGCAGTTAGCATGTTTATTTTGCTAGAGCCAATAGTTTTACATTTTGTTCTACTCATAAGTCAGTCACGGGGAAGGGTGGGTCTTTCTAGGGGCAGAGACTATGGACTTTGTCAGGGGAGCAGTAGGAGACCAGCCTCTGTACCCCAACAGCGCAATGCTAGAAAGGGACAAAGCGAGCAACCAACACAACAAGGGCATGTGCTGTGGAGCAGGAGATGCTATGTGCAAAACAGTCAGTTACTATGCACTGCCACAAGCTTCCATGCTTAAGGCTGTACTCCAAAGGGAAGGGGAGCTTGGAGGAAACCAGTGTGAGGGTCTGCAATATCCTGGCCTGTCAAGTGTTtgcacagcaggggcaggaagcaGACCAGGTCCCACCCTCACTCCTTTTATACCCCTAACAAACAGGCCCTCAGACAGACCAGAGGAAGCCCTACCAGGACTTTGAAAGGTCAGAGACAGGAGTCTCCCAAATAGAGGGATTGGAAGTCTCTTCCCATTCCCTTGGAGGAGACATTAAGGCCATAAAGCTTAGGGCCTGCATCAAAGAGTGGTATTCCCACTCAGAGCTCACCAGGAAGAGCATCAGAGGTGCTCTAGCAAGAGAGAGACAGCCTTACACACATTGCAGGGAGTCATTATGTGCATACAGCTGGACATACAGTGTCAGTGTACAAAGTAACAGATTCAGATTCCAAAGCCAACTATGGCTGGGCTATTCTGGCTGTGAACATTAAGCACCATTTGAGCAGTAGAGAGATGTATTGCATTGGATCACTATACAGCCTCCACCACTTCGGGCTCCACCTTCTCAGCCTCTGCCAGTACTTCTGCCTTCTCAGTAGAGTCTCCAGCAGGAGCAAAAGGACCCACAATCCACGTGAGGGGAGTATTCTGCACCACATATTCCAGCAGCTCATCCAGGGACTCCTGGGCTTTGGTCACCTTCTCCCGGGTCTGGGTCAGGATACCCTCAGACAGCTCCTGGCAGGACTGGACATTGGAGAAGGAAATCTGGAGCTCTCCCATGTTCTCATAGGCTTGCTGGACCTTCTCCTGGAGAGCAGCAGGGAGACCCTGGATGTTGGGCAGGAGGCTATGGCAGGTGGCCTGCACCTGCAGGATGAGGTTCTGGGAAGTGGCTAGAGCCTGGGACACCATctcctagagagagaaggtgcGTGAGAAGCTCACTCCTGTCATGACATGCTGTGGACACAAGATGCAGTGCAACACTGCAAGAGAACAAGGATACCTCTGGCTGTGGTGAGCCACTGTCCTCACCGACTCCTGGCTGGCCCTTGTGCCACTCCAGCCACATCTGCTGCAGCTTCTCCTGcccatcatgagccttctgatcCACAGCCTGCTTGGCATGTTCCATCTAGGAGAGGGAACATATGATTCCACAGCAACAAGTCACACTTACATAGTTAGTAGCAGTGGGGGGAGGAACTGCTTGTGCACAGGACTCAATTCACCACCTACCACTATGGTGGGGCTGCTCATGCCAGGCAGGCACTGTTGGTATATAGGCCTGTTAGTATATAAACCTGTTAGCCtgggatagaattttgggtttgactttgATACTCTTATTCTATAAGAATGTGTGAACGAAaggacaaagacactgtgtgttgCTTTTGCCTGGCCAGATGGGTTTGTTAGTGTAATGGGAACAAGAACGGTTAGAGTGTTACCGGGTATGGTGGGAGTGTAATAGGAGCATACACTGAAAGGCTGCCTGGCTCCTAGTTTAAGCCAAGGTCAAGCAGTTAGGTGGGGCAAAGGGGAAGGGAGAAAATGAGATGGAGGCATAAAAACCCTGAAAGCCAAAGAAAAGCCTGGCCTTGGCCAGAGCACAGCCTCACTCCTTACCCATGGGATACAAGGGAGGCGGGATGAAGACCCTAGACTTATGACCCTCCAAAACAGAACATGACCATGATGTGCAAGAGGTGTGACTAGGGGTGTCCACTACAGGTCCATTTGGGCCTGCTTAGAAGGAGGGAATGGGGACAAAAAAAAAGGGTTCTGCACCATcaaagctgggaagggaacatgGGGTAAGGCTCTGgtatcagagctgggaatgggacaCTGGAGAACAGACACTGCCAGCGTGTAGAGCTAGAAATACGCTTGCTTGGAACTAATTGCAAACATCGCATTGCCTgcacttctgctttctgtctgtgtgacaagaaccaggggagggggtgaaggaaaAGCTCTCAGACACACAGCAAGCTGTGTAGCTAGCAAGACAGAGGGCTTTAAAGCCCTCCCTCCTAGGTCTGTTTTGAGTAGTGTTCCTACCAGGTCAATGGTTTGCTGGAGCTGGGAGAGGGCCTCCAGGGTGCGCTGCCTGGCTTGTCTCATCTTGCCCAGGGCGTGCTGGTAGGCTCGCTGGCGCAGCGCGCTCGAAAGGGAACCCAGACACACATAGTAACTCTGCTGCTCTGTGGGAGCCTCTTCGGACCCCTCCAAGGATACTGCAAGTTTAGCTGGAAAGGAACAGGAGAACCAGGATCTAGTCAGCAGGGAGCCGACATGCACAGGATGCTTTCAGCCCTGGTGCCAGCAAGCCACTCCTGTATTATTGTAGTTTGGGCTGTACCAGAGCAGAGAGCTGGAGAAAGGGAGCCAACACAATATTAGCTCTGCCTTCAGACTTTATTGGAGTTCAAACATCTGCCATAGGGAAGGTAACTAGAACTTCTACAACTGATGAATTCAGTCCACAGTCTAGAAGTGTTCCCAATTCAGATTTACACTGAGTTCTTGCATAGCACTATCTCCTATGGACACTGACTTGGCTTGCATTGCCTCAACTGAACAGCTGTACTGTCTATATCAGCAAGAGGCAGGCCTCACCAAGCTACAAAATGCAGCCCGTGCATAATTTCAGCACCAGCCTACCATGAGCAGAAGTCTCATCCACTCACTGCAGTGCCATCAAGCAGGAGATCTCATAAGCACCACATGAGCTGATCTGGGATACCTGCAGGGATGCCTAAGACTCCAGAATGGGGGTCATAGTTGACCACTCTGCTCCCTGGCTTGATGGAACCACCTACAGCAAGTTTAAAGCTAGTTTGTGCAGGAGCAGCAGCTCACACAAGGCTGGCTCTAGGCAGAAACTGAAAGCCACCACTTGGGTTTTGAGCACCTCCAGCCTTACTAATGCTAAGCATGGCTCTGTCTCTGTTAAGAGTATTACAAATCTACATCAGAGGGACCACAAAAGTAACCCCATGTGACAAATGCAAGTTATGTTATTTAATGCACTGAACTCCTGTATCACAGCAATGGGTACAGTATGAGCACTACCATTGATCTGTGGGATGGGGAGATGAAGCTTCTTGTTATCCCAGTTACCCTTAGGACCACACCAAAAACCTATGTAGGGGTATCAGAGCCAGAGGGGTCACATTCCTTTAGGTTTATGAAGAGTGTAGGAGCATTCTAACCTAGTTCTTCATCCGTCATTGGGAGGTAGTGATCCACCAGCAACTCAGATGTCTCAGGTAACAAGTCAACACCGCTCATGATCATCTGCCCCATGCTGGAGCCCAACACTGTGCTCATGCTGCTGGTGTCTGCTGATTTGGTCACCTCCATTGTCTCCTGGACAGCCCCTATGGCCACACCCACCATGCTGGTCACTGCATCCTTCACTCCAGTGTCCGTGCTGCAGACGGCATCCTTGGCACCTGTCAGTGTTGATACTAGCTCTTTGGCATCAGAGGCCACCTGAAGGCAGAGGAAAGGTCAGTTTATGTCTGCTCAAAAAGCTATAGACACTTACACTTGGGCACCAAATTGGGGAGGAGAAATTCCACCCCACCAATAACTCAAGCATTGTCCAGGCTGAAACTCCACTTCTCAGCTCATTTCTGCCTCTGCCCGACAGAGCCTTCTGTTGGCTGATGCAATGCTCCTAGTGGAGACTGCATGGACTGCCCCATGGGAATAGCTTGCTTCTGCAATCCAGCAGCTGTGCTGTCAGAGCCTTCCTCGGCTAGGGCAGTACCAGGTCTCAAACCCCCTGCACACCACAGCCCTTCCCCTCCACAGGGAGCCCTGAAACAAAGGCTAGAGTTACCTGGTCACCTGGCTGTTGGAGGACGGGCAGCTTCTCTTCCAGTTGGTCTAGGCTCTCACAGGCAGAGTCACTGGCTGTCGAGACTAACAGTTCTAGGATTAGTTACCAAAAGCCTTTCCATTTCAGTAGGATGTGTACATCCAGGGGAGTTCCCAAGTTCATTGTACCCTCTATGCATGTGAGGTCACCTCCTTTTCCTCTTTGAGAGGGCAGAGAGGTGAACTAGTCAGGTTAGAGTAAGTTTGTGTCGGAGCCAGACAAGACCTCAGGAAGTGGTCCTTGCTCCTATTTGTGAGGAGAtcactaggccacgctgcccaTGTGAAGAGTGATTTACCTCCACTGGGAAAGGCCCTCAGGTGGGAGAAAGACACTTTGGGAAAAGGAATCTCTCCTCCAGACAGTTCATTCCAGCAGCTAGCACTGCTCTAGAACATGGGGCTGTTTGCACCCCAGTGGGGTTATGCTGCTGGCCAGGGGTGGATTGTTGGAGAAAGCCTTTTTGGCTGGCAATGCTCAGTCTTACCCCACAGGAAGCTTTGTGGGAGTTACATTGTGTGGCTCACCAGCAGGCTGGGGTGGAATAAAACAGAAGGTATCCGGTACGCTACCTGGAGACAGCATTGGGATTGTGAGAATGGGGTCAGCTGACTGAGGCAGGCATAGGGAGTTGTGTAAGAGGCTCCAGCCAAGCAGTGCTTGACACTAAGCTTTGCTGGACACCTCTCTGGTGGCTGGTACCAGAGGTtatagcaggggtgctggaacagtgtTTATAGtgcgggtgctgagagccattgaactgtaaaccctgcatatgatggaaaccacttcaagctgggggATGTGACTAAGACCCCTGCACTTATGGGGCCTGGTAGAGTTGTTTCTGCACCATTAATTAAGGGCGCTGCAGATGTGTTGTTTGTTTCTTATACATTGTGACCAGCACTGAGTGCCGGAGTGGGAAGGCTACATGGTAGGTTGATGTTGGGAGCTCTTCAGGGCACAGACACCTTGAGCTGGGACAGCAGGATTTTAACTAAAGCCAGTAACATGGACTGAGTTACACACACCTCAGCGAGAACATGCTGAACATAAGGGGCATAGGAGACTGTtccactgctgcctctgggctGTGCCTGAAGGAGGACCCAATAGCAGTATCACAAGGCTGTGTACGAAGCTGATTACAAGCCCAAGACATGTAACTGCTTTGGCCTGGTGGTGTCGGACTGTGCTACCACCAGCAATCAGGAAGCTTCATTCACAGTTTTGTATTTGGCATATAAAACGGCAGACCCCATGTAACAGAGTAGTGCTGACTTCCCTCACTGACCATGGTTCAGAGGAGTGTTTGGTACTCATGTGCTATGTTGATGGGTGCTGCAGAATACCCAAGATGGATTTAGTGGGGATACCCTGTGAAGCAGGGAGCCCTTCTCCCAGGATGAAGGAGTGTTATGTACCTACACAGGAGAAGGCAGCCCCATTTCTCACTCTGGAGAGGACAGTTCAGTCTTGGAACTCACTTGGCAAttcactccccatcccctgcataTAGGAGCATCATTTCCTCCTTCACTCACCCTGAGGCTCCTGCTGGTCCAGGACGGGCTGGGCCCCGCTGGCTGTAGCGGAGGTGATGGTCCTCACTCCAGTCTCTGCCACGTCACAGATGGATCTGATGACTGGGTGGGTCTCTTTGATGGATGTGTAAGTGGTGGAGACCATGTCGTAAGCAGCGCTGACCAAGGGCAGGCTGGCCACTCTGCTCACCAAGTTCTAACAGGCGAAAGAAAAGGAGAGTCATGACCACCATTGCTTGCTGGTTAGTGTGGAGGACTATGGGTAGGTCAGCTCCATTTCTTCTCCATCACCCCCTTCAGATGTGAAGGGCTGTAACCTCCTGGGCAAAGGAGGCCAGACACAGCAACACCGTAGCATTAAGTCTCTCAGCCACTGCTTGGAGAGCCCTTTAATGGTGTAGTGACTTCCTAGGATGGGGCAGTGCAGCCAGGCTCACCAGTAATGTTGAGGGGCAGCACTGTTCCCATCCCAGACACAGCGATGGTTAGCTACTACTGTGGGTCACATCAGCTATCTGGATTTACCAGCCAAGTCAGAACCTGGACTTCTCAGGAGGGCTGATGCTTCTTGTTCTGCTACATAGGTGATGGCAAACCAGCCATATGCTGGGGCTAGAGCCACTGCAGCAGTCACTATAGGATTACGACTGGCTAGAAGTCAGAGCTGCTAGAACCATGCTCTCCCTGGCCAGATTTCCAGCACACACTCACCTGTTGCTCCTGCTCCCCACTCTTTGAGGGAGCATCCTTAACATCATTCTCATTAGAAGACATGGTGAAGCCAAATGCTGCAGGGGAGAGAATGTCACAGAGGTTAGCCTACCAAGAAGAGAGGCAAGCAGTGCCCAAACCAACAGCTTAAATGCTTCTGATCATTCCTAGAGTGCCCAAGGCAGTTCTAGGTGGACAATCATCCTGGAAGAGCTATTGAAGAGATCTTACCAGTTACTTTCAGCCACTCTAGTTTACTCCAAGAGTCTAAAGCCAGCCAACCAATGCAACAGCTCAGTCATACCACTCTCCTGCTATAGTGGGGTGGCCAAACCCAGAGGTGGTGGCACAGGCAGGTCTATGAAGGCTGTGTAGGTTATAGTGACAACAGCAGTGTCACTCACTAGCAGTTGCTGGATCGGATTTCTGCAGCACACAACCAGCAAGAAGCCCACAGTTCCTTCCCCCGACTGCCTCAGCAGGTGTTAATAAACTGCTTTGGCCAGcatcattaaaaaggttgcaacAAGATTATACAGCCAGTCAAGCTCACCTACGAGGCATCAGGCAGCTAGGAGAGCAAGTGATAGGATTTCAGTCTTACACTGCATACAGAAATATGGTCAAAATGGGGACCAAAAGCAGTTTGCTTTGTTTATAGCATTTCCCCTCATGTGGGGTTCACAGGGAAAGACAGGTTTGGAGTTAGAAGACAAGCTTGAAGAGAGGAGTTCCCCCAAGTACATGAGATACCAGCTACTAAACTTGAAAACAAGCCTAATGGAAGGTAAACATCCACCTGCAGACAGATGGCAATCCTGTGACCATCACCACAGACCATTTCTAAGTGGTTAAGGGCTCCCATCCTCTCAGTGTGAGAGCTCCCCTAGCTAGAGGTGCCAGAGTTAATGGCCAGAAATTAGAGAGCAAGACCACTTCATGCAGAGAGTTAAAGCCCCATCAGAATTTCACCTGAAGAAGCAAGTTTGTCTTTTTGATGATCATATTCCACCTGTTTCTCATTAGCCCTACCTGACTAAGCAAATTGATTAACACTGCTTAATTGATTCAGCTTCCCAAGGCAGGTAATTCTTATCTCATAAAGCCATAAACCTTAAACAAAACCACATCCACCCACCCAGGAAGGGTGACTAGGCAGTATTAGGACTAGCCTGACACTCTGGATTGAAAAATTTCATGACTCCCACTTCCTCCTTCTTTACTAATCCAGGTTTCACAGAGCACAAACCAAACTCAAGAGCCTTGTTCTCTAAGGCCTGTACTAAAGAGTCTGAAGTTGGTTTCTTAGTAGTGCAGATGCCATACACTGAAATAGGTTAAATTAAAACCACACATTTCACagctcaaaaataaataaatcaccaaACACTTCAGAACAGGTCAAATGACCCCTCTGCCCAACAGACAGGTAAACAAAGCTATTTCAATAAAAACCACAGCCTACCTCAGAAAGTCTCCAGCTAGTTCTCAGAGCCTGCAATGGCACAGAATAGAAGTGTTGCTCAGCCTTTATATACCTGTGCTGATGTCATCAGCGGGCAGGCCTAGACAGACAGCACCAGAAAGAAATCAGAACTCCCCACCCTGACCAATGAGTTACTTTGTAGGAAACGCCTTTTCCCCTTCAGTCATCTTAACAAAAACAACAGACATTAGTGGAGCCCTGATATTATAGACTCATAAGTtccaaggcagaagggaccatggtgatcatctagtctgatcccctgtgtagcacaggccagagacctgccccacagtaATTCCCAGtgcagagcttttagaaacacatcccaccttgatttaaaaatggtctgtgatggagaatccaccacgaccctttggttaattgttccaatgcttaattaccgtcactattaaaaatgtatggcttatttccaatctgaattcatctagcttcaacttccaaccattggatggTGTTACACCTTGACTGCTATATTGAAGAGCCTAttctcaaatatttgttccctatgtaggtacttcCAAACTGGAGCAAATCATCCCTTGgcctctttgttaagataaataaatTGACCTCTTTGagtttatcactataaggcaggttttctaatcattCTCTGGCTCTTCTCAGAACATTCCTCAATtgatcaacattcttcttgaattgtggacaccagaactggacacagggttccagcagtggttgcatcagtgccaaatagagaaaaaataacctctctactcctactccagattcccctgtttatgcatcccaggatcacattagctctttttgccATAACATCatgctgggagctcatgttcagttgcttttcccccaaatctttttcagagacactgcttcccaggatagattcTGCTCCCACCTCAgtcctgtaagcatggcctacattctttgttcctaggcaTATACATTTAGCCatgttaaaatgcatattgtttgctcgTACcaagtgacctgtcctctttataagtTACCACTTCCCTGATTTTTTTTGCCATGTGCAAATTTTATCcataatgattttattttttttcttccaggtcattgataaaaatgttaaaataatattgggccaagaactgatccccatgggaccccactagaaatacaTCAACTCCAtggtgattccctgtttacagttacattttgagactcaTCAGTTGGCCAGTTTTTAATCATATGCCATCAGCTAGCTCATTTTAACAGGGATATTAAAATAAATCAGATTTCTCTGGAGTGCAGGCAGCAGGGGAATAGCGAGAGCCATAATTGTAGATGTTTTATCAGCATGATTGGCTGAGAAGTACAACCACTGAGTGAGACAATGCCTCTCAGGGAATGCTTAGGGCTCATGATTCCTGCCCAGAAGAGCTGACCACTTCAGGACAGCAGGACTCGGCTCCTAGAGGGCAGCGTAGCTAAAAGATGGCACTTGGACAAAGTAATCAGCCCATTTCAGGTCTCCCAAGCTCCCATAGGAGGCCCCAGAATATGCTTCCTGGAGTTTGTAGGCCCATTCCACACTAGGGTGCTGACCCTGTTGTTCCATGCAATTGATCATTTTCTATGGTTGTTTGCCCCACTGCCTATTTTGGGAAAGGCTGAGATGTTTTCTTTGGCCCAGGACCAGCCAAGTTGCCTCCTTAGTTAATTTCTGGCTGTCCTCGTGGATTCCATTTATAATTTTGGCCTAATTTTCACTAGCCCCAGTTTGTCTAGAAATACTCTTAAATGTGTTCTATAGGTCTCTCTGCTACTCCTTGGCAGGTTAGCTACATTCTGGTACTGCAGGCTGCAGTGACAATTTTCCCTTCGGTTAAAATTGAGTTACACAAGTGCCTTTTGTCGCATGGGCCAGGAAGCACCCATGCAGACTTCCTGAGGAGAAACAGCTGCATAGGACATAAAACTGTCCTTTTCATATGTACGTGGTGTCTTTTCCATTCTCTCACAGGTGAGTGGTGGGAGCAGGAGAGACATGGTCACAAAACTTAATATAAGTGTTTTACTAGTTAATTGCATGGGATTTTGCAAGCCACAAACTTGGGGCTAATTAAATTTCAGTGAAACCCTGGCACCTGAACCAGGGCCACTCAAGTACAAGCTGCTACATCTTGAGCTAGAGGAGGCCATAGCAAATATTCACAAGTGGTTTATACTAACTGAGGCCTGACTGATTTGGTTTTTTTGAAGACCAGGAAGTTCTATTAACACTGCAGCCTTAATAGCATTTTTGTAATCTAAAAGAGAACCATTTATGTGGAAccacactgatcacagcaaagaCACTTAATACTTGAGCTAGGGAAATGCTGTGAGTAGCTTTGGTCAGAGTGACAattgtgggggggttgggggaagaagAGTTCCCTCAAATTCCTTTGGGTCATTTCTCAAGTGTGTTTTCTACCTGTGTAGGAATACTGGGCTAAGTTTTGCTTCTTTGAAATCCATGCAGGCATGTTGAGTGCAGTAGATACCAAAGGGAGGAGTAAGTTATCTGAGCATTGTCTTCAAGCTGGCCTGGTTCCCAGGTAGGTGGTGACTATTAAGGGTGAGACTACAGTCAGCTTTCAGGGGAGTATTTTACACCAGTACTTGTAGCAGTGAGGATGCTTTAGCATCATCCTGCCTGAGATCaattttccccacccctgcctgacTAGAAACACTTATCAGTGCCAAACTAGCTTCTCTGATGAAGGCTTTAAGCATTTTTGTTGGCGCATAAAGCTACTGCGAGAGTTTGAGTGGCAGGACTCAGGGAAGGCAATACATGACTGGTCAGGCTAAGAAATGGGGAAGGAAAGGCAGAGTGGCAAGCCCAGAAAACTGAGTGATCCAAGGCAGAGCATCATTCCTATGGCCAGGGTCTGAGCAATACTCTGGACCTGCATTGTCTTCAGAGTGGTGGAACAGCACCCATGAGACCCCTTTTCCTGGCATTGTTAGCACTCAGAGCCTGTTCCAGGGAGTTGGTTCCTTTGCTGGCCTGGGCTTTCCCAAAGTCAGGCTGCCCTACTCAGAGAGCTGGTCTCCAGGACCTGGCTCAGTCAGAGGGTCCAGTTGAGATGGGATAGCAAGACAGGGAGCCATGTGGAGAAATCTGCAGATGGCTCAGATGAACAAAAGGACAAGAGAACTTTGTTGAAAGCAGCTCATGTTTATTGTGGAAGAGGCTAGTTGTGTAAACTTACAGAAATGTTTGGTCACCAGCAGAGAGACCTTTTATATCCACTGGCCCATATGCAGTTCCATTAACAAGGCTTGTTACAGTTACCTTAGAGAAACCCAGCACAGGAATGAGAGGTGGGAGGAACACCCATAACTGAACAGCATTGGTTAAATGCTCTTTGGAGGAAGGCAAGGTGGAGCCCTCATGCTGAGCAAATGATACCTTAGAACCTCTAGGTGGACTGGAGTCAGCCCCCTGTAACCAGCATGTGCTCAACACCCCACGATTCCCATAGTAGTGGGGTTCTCATCTCTGACCCACCCTTCTACTGAGCTGGTtctcccttcctgcaaacccatcAACAGCTGTTAGAAGCCAAGTCACCATGAGATACATGCCTTCTGAGGGTTTCCAGCTAAGGCCCATTTAATAGGTGGATGTTCTAGACAGTTGG includes:
- the LOC120407346 gene encoding perilipin-3-like isoform X2; amino-acid sequence: MSSNENDVKDAPSKSGEQEQQNLVSRVASLPLVSAAYDMVSTTYTSIKETHPVIRSICDVAETGVRTITSATASGAQPVLDQQEPQVSTASDSACESLDQLEEKLPVLQQPGDQVASDAKELVSTLTGAKDAVCSTDTGVKDAVTSMVGVAIGAVQETMEVTKSADTSSMSTVLGSSMGQMIMSGVDLLPETSELLVDHYLPMTDEELAKLAVSLEGSEEAPTEQQSYYVCLGSLSSALRQRAYQHALGKMRQARQRTLEALSQLQQTIDLMEHAKQAVDQKAHDGQEKLQQMWLEWHKGQPGVGEDSGSPQPEEMVSQALATSQNLILQVQATCHSLLPNIQGLPAALQEKVQQAYENMGELQISFSNVQSCQELSEGILTQTREKVTKAQESLDELLEYVVQNTPLTWIVGPFAPAGDSTEKAEVLAEAEKVEPEVVEAV
- the LOC120407346 gene encoding perilipin-3-like isoform X1, with protein sequence MSSNENDVKDAPSKSGEQEQQNLVSRVASLPLVSAAYDMVSTTYTSIKETHPVIRSICDVAETGVRTITSATASGAQPVLDQQEPQELLVSTASDSACESLDQLEEKLPVLQQPGDQVASDAKELVSTLTGAKDAVCSTDTGVKDAVTSMVGVAIGAVQETMEVTKSADTSSMSTVLGSSMGQMIMSGVDLLPETSELLVDHYLPMTDEELAKLAVSLEGSEEAPTEQQSYYVCLGSLSSALRQRAYQHALGKMRQARQRTLEALSQLQQTIDLMEHAKQAVDQKAHDGQEKLQQMWLEWHKGQPGVGEDSGSPQPEEMVSQALATSQNLILQVQATCHSLLPNIQGLPAALQEKVQQAYENMGELQISFSNVQSCQELSEGILTQTREKVTKAQESLDELLEYVVQNTPLTWIVGPFAPAGDSTEKAEVLAEAEKVEPEVVEAV